The Raphanus sativus cultivar WK10039 chromosome 6, ASM80110v3, whole genome shotgun sequence sequence AAAATGTTAAGTGATTGAGACATTTGGTGAAATATACACGTTTGAGTGTGAAATTAGCGAAGTAAATTCGTTTACACATTGATTTATTCCTGTTGTTTCACCACATTTAGAAATAAACAATTATTCCTGTTGTGAAAAAATGAATTAACAGAGATTAGATTCTTTACACATCGATTAACGATCATTACTTGTATGCGTTAAACAGTTAGGCTACTTGTAGACTACTAGTATAAATTTGTTTCTGTAAATAGTGGCTCAATAGTCtcttttttgatcaaaccttttcattaaaacataaacaactTAAAACATAGAGTTTCCAACCACAGAGGGGTTGTTTGACAACTGAAACAGAGCAGTGGCTCAATAGTCTCtattccaaaaagaaaagagaaaagagattTCACAAATAACATAAACCTATTATTATACATATAACACAAATACACAATGTTCTACTAGCTTTTGGAATTTGAATCAATATAGTTTCTGGTAGCACTAAGTTACAAAAGTACTTATATCAAagtttgacaaagaaaaaagagcGTTTGAATAGTTTCAACAAAATCAACACGCTAAAACAGCACTAACAACAGCATGAAATCGTGAATAGTTTTTTAATCAAATGTCAATTAGTGGGAAGTGGAAACTCTGGTAGGCCacttattttttcataaaagaaaagtgGTAGGCACCTTCGTCATAGTTTTCATCCATATCCAAGGGTCAGATTTTTTGGTCTCATTTACAGAACAAAAAGATCATAAAATCCAATATtaccaaaaacaaacaaaccgaGGGACAGTAAATTTGGTCAGcataaatcaaaccaaaacagACACGTAACCGCTAATTATCTTATTCTTTTCCAGTGAGATATTTAAGACGTTTAATCTGTTTAGTGATCAACTTGATCACTGATCAGAAAacaatgaaattttttaaatatctatttcCTTTTAACTTAAAGTCGTTGCAAACTTTAAACACATCTTAAAACAAAGAGCACAGACAGAGAGACAAAAGCAGAACAAGGCGATTCCTTTGTTATCATTTCTGTCTTCTTCTGTGTAGAGACGACCCTAAAAAAGTCAAACCTTTGAGACTTTTACTTTCTCCCTTTGGGCTTTTGTATCAGATTTTTTCATCTTTCTCAAATCTCAAGAATCGAATACCTTTCTGCTCTTGAATCTCTCTCCAGGTAAATTGCCTTTTGGTTTTGCTTTACATATCCTTAAATTCTCGCTAAACTTGTTCTGCAAGTGGTTTAAAACACAGATCCTAGTGGTTAGTGACTCTAATTGCTTGGTTAATCAATCATGGTATTGAGGATTGTATAACGTATCAAAGGAAGAAACTTTACATGAATTGAATAAAGCTCTCCATGTTTGGTTTATCTATGATGATGGATTAGTACTTAGTAGCTTTAAGCATAATCCTTAAGAATGATTATGTATATCTTGGTGTGTGTGATAATTGTAGTTGAATTTGGATGGTGAAACAAACTGCGAGAGTCATGTCATTAGTGAGGTCGGCTGAGCCATCCGCTGCAACATACAGGAACCCGAAGCTTCACTCCCTCAATGAGAACGCTTACAACAGTGGTGATACTTCTGTTGAAGTCTTTGTTCCGGACAGGTCCAAGAACACTTGTCTGACTGACCCAAGCCAAAGTTATGACAAGTACTTTCTAGATGAGTTTGTACAACAACAACATCCTGTTACCTCTAGCTCGTTTGGATCTTTGGACTCGTTTCCTTATCAGTCTAGACCGGTTCTTGGATGCTCCATGGATGGTTTTGATGATGAACAAATGAGATCAAAGATTCAAGAGCTTGAAAGAGCGCTTCTCAGCGATGAAGATGATCAGCTGATGGAGGTTGACAACGAATGGTCTTACCAAAACGAGAGCGAGCAGCATCACAACTCCTCATCTGCAGATTCCAACTCTCATTCAAGTAGTAGCAAAGAAGTGGTGTCGTCGTCATCACAAGCAACTCCGAAGCAAATGCTTATATCATGTGCTCGTGCCTTATCAGAAAGCAAACCAGAGGAAGCATTGTCAATACTAAACGAGGTAAGACAGATAGTTTCAATCCAAGGAGACCCTTCTCAGAGAATAGCAGCTTACATGGTTGAAGGTCTAGCCGCGAGAATGGCTGCTTCAGGAAAGTTCCTCTACAAAGCATTGAAATGCAAAGAGCCTCCTTCTGACGAGAGGCTGGCTGCCATGCAAGTCCTCTTCGAGGTCTGCCCTTGTTTCAAATTCGGATTCTTAGCTGCTAACGGTGCAATAGTGGAAGCAATCAGAGGCGAAGACGACGTCCACATAATAGATTTCGATATAAACCAAGGGAACCAATACATGACACTGATCAGAACCGTTGCTGAGCTTCCCGGTAAGGGCCCTCGCCTGAGGTTAACAGGTATTGATGACCCTGAATCAGTCCAACGCTCAGTAGGAGGGCTGAGAATCATAGGCCTAAGACTGGAGCAACTCGCTAAAGATC is a genomic window containing:
- the LOC108807428 gene encoding scarecrow-like protein 1, whose translation is MVKQTARVMSLVRSAEPSAATYRNPKLHSLNENAYNSGDTSVEVFVPDRSKNTCLTDPSQSYDKYFLDEFVQQQHPVTSSSFGSLDSFPYQSRPVLGCSMDGFDDEQMRSKIQELERALLSDEDDQLMEVDNEWSYQNESEQHHNSSSADSNSHSSSSKEVVSSSSQATPKQMLISCARALSESKPEEALSILNEVRQIVSIQGDPSQRIAAYMVEGLAARMAASGKFLYKALKCKEPPSDERLAAMQVLFEVCPCFKFGFLAANGAIVEAIRGEDDVHIIDFDINQGNQYMTLIRTVAELPGKGPRLRLTGIDDPESVQRSVGGLRIIGLRLEQLAKDHGVSFEFEAVASKTCIVSPPSTTLGCKPGETLIVNFAFQLHHMPDESVTTVNQRDELLHMVKSLNPRLVTVVEQDVNTNTCPFFPRFMEAYEYYSAVFDSLDLTLPRESQERMNVERQCLARDIVNVVACEGEERIERYEVAGKWRARMMMAGFSARPMSSRVTSSIQRLIKQEYCSKYKVKEEVGELLFCWGDKSLIVASAWR